In one Lepisosteus oculatus isolate fLepOcu1 chromosome 26, fLepOcu1.hap2, whole genome shotgun sequence genomic region, the following are encoded:
- the gusb gene encoding beta-glucuronidase → MKVVLFPALLMFSAWRLCSAVAGGMLFPKESPSREVKEVNGVWKFRADFSDSRNAGFEEQWFKRRLEETGPVSDMPVPASFNDMSQDPRLRDFIGWVWYEREAWIPGRWLADRGQRVVLRVGSAHYFSVVWVNGVEVTQHEGGHLPFEADISDLIRKDPAQLCRITIAVNNTLTLRTLPPGTIQYMNDPTRYPAGYFVQNTNFDFFNYAGIHRPVLLYTTPLAHIDDITVQTSFQDNTGLVSYQVSIQGSQDVTVTVNLSDKDRRSVATASGTSGTLKVADVNLWWPYLMHENPGYLYSLEVHMSAKSGGSQYEDYYTLPVGIRTVQVTKTQFLINNKPFYFHGVNKHEDSDIRGKGLDWPLIIKDFNLLKWLGANSFRTSHYPYAEEILELCDRHGIVVIDECPGVGIKDIRSFGNESLAHHLVVMEELVRRDKNHPSVVMWSVANEPASEMPPAGFYFKSVIEHTRSLDRSRPVTFVSDSNFARDKGAPYVDVICVNSYFSWYHDPGHPEVIQIQLNTQFENWYRMYEKPIIQSEYGADVVPGLHTDPPMMFTEEYQKTVLQNYHAVFDQKRKEYVIGELIWNFADFMTAQTITRVVGNKKGIFSRQRQPKAGAFLLRERYWRLANETGRLPPWGRYPCA, encoded by the exons atgAAGGTTGTACTCTTCCCTGCGCTCTTAATGTTCTCGGCATGGAGGCTCTGTTCTGCTGTCGCAGGGGGGATGCTCTTCCCCAAGGAATCGCCGTCCCGGGAGGTCAAGGAAGTGAACGGAGTGTGGAAATTCAGAGCCGATTTCTCCGACAGCAGGAACGCGGGTTTTGAGGAGCAGTGGTTCAAACGGCGCCTTGAAGAG ACAGGCCCCGTGAGCGACATGCCCGTCCCAGCGAGCTTCAACGACATGTCTCAGGACCCGCGGCTGAGGGACTTCATCGGCTGGGTGTGGTATGAGAGGGAGGCGTGGATCCCGGGACGATGGCTGGCGGACAGGGGGCAGCGGGTGGTGTTGCGCGTGGGCAGCGCTCACTACTTCTCTGTCGTG TGGGTTAACGGAGTCGAGGTGACCCAACATGAGGGAGGCCACCTCCCCTTCGAAGCCGACATCAGCGATCTGATCCGAAAGGATCCCGCGCAGCTCTGCCGGATCACCATCGCAGTCAACAACACCCTGACCCTGCGCACGCTGCCGCCCGGGACCATCCAGTACATGAACGATCCCACAAG GTACCCAGCTGGCTACTTTGTGCAGAACACGAACTTTGACTTCTTTAACTATGCTGGAATTCACCGCCCTGTCCTTCTATACACAACACCTCTGGCACACATCGATGACATCACAGTGCAGACCAGCTTTCAGGATAACACAG GGCTAGTAAGCTACCAGGTGTCCATCCAGGGCAGCCAGGATGTGACGGTGACGGTAAACTTGTCTGATAAGGACCGTCGGAGTGTCGCCACAGCCAGTGGCACCTCTGGGACACTCAAAGTGGCAGATGTGAACCTTTGGTGGCCCTATCTGATGCATGAAAACCCCGGGTATCTATATTCTCTGGAG GTGCACATGAGTGCCAAATCTGGCGGCTCACAGTATGAGGATTATTACACACTGCCCGTTGGGATCCGCACTGTGCAGGTCACAAAGACACAGTTCCTCATCAACAATAAGCCTTTCTACTTCCATGGGGTGAACAAGCATGAGGATTCGGAT ATCAGAGGGAAGGGGCTGGACTGGCCCCTGATCATCAAGGACTTTAATCTTCTGAAGTGGCTCGGCGCCAACTCGTTCCGCACCAGCCATTACCCGTACGCCGAGGAGATCCTGGAGCTGTGTGACCGCCACGGCATCGTGGTCATCGACGAATGCCCCGGCGTGGGCATCAAGGACAT CCGCAGTTTTGGGAACGAGTCCCTGGCGCACCACCTGGTTGTGATGGAGGAGCTGGTGAGGAGGGACAAGAACCACCCCTCCGTGGTGATGTGGTCTGTCGCCAACGAGCCCGCCTCCGAGATGCCCCCTGCAGGTTTCTATTTCAA GTCAGTGATAGAACACACCAGATCCCTGGATCGGTCTCGGCCTGTCACCTTTGTTTCGGACAGCAATTTTGCCAGAGATAAGGGG GCCCCATATGTGGATGTGATTTGCGTGAACAGCTATTTCTCGTGGTACCACGACCCTGGGCACCCGGAGGTCATTCAGATCCAGTTGAACACCCAGTTTGAGAACTGGTACCGCATGTATGAGAAGCCCATCATTCAGAGTGAATACGGGGCAGACGTTGTTCCTGGATTACACACT GATCCTCCGATGATGTTCACCGAGGAGTACCAGAAGACTGTACTGCAGAACTATCACGCGGTGTTTGACCAGAAGAGGAAGGAGTATGTCATTGGTGAACTCATCTGGAACTTTGCCGACTTCATGACGGCACAGA CCATCACCCGCGTGGTTGGGAATAAGAAGGGGATCTTCAGCCGTCAGCGTCAGCCCAAAGCCGGGGCCTTCCTGCTGAGGGAGCGGTACTGGAGACTGGCCAACGAGACGGGCCGCCTGCCCCCCTGGGGCAGATATCCCTGCGCGTGA
- the vkorc1l1 gene encoding vitamin K epoxide reductase complex subunit 1-like protein 1, which translates to MAAPVLRVSTPRWERIARLLVCVLGILLSFYAFHVETEKARDPNYLAMCDVGDSVSCSKVFTSRWGRGFGLLGSIFGKNSAMNQPNSVYGLMFYVFQLLLGMTVSAVAALILMTTSIVSVVGSLYLSYILYFVLKDFCIICITTYALNFILFVLNYKRLVYLNDAWKQQLQAKQD; encoded by the exons ATGGCGGCGCCCGTCCTGAGAGTGTCCACCCCTCGATGGGAGAGAATAGCCCGGCTGCTGGTCTGCGTCTTGGGCATCCTGCTGTCCTTCTACGCTTTCCATGTGGAGACGGAAAAGGCCAGAGACCCGAACTACCTGGCCATGTGCGACGTGGGCGACTCTGTGAGCTGCTCCAAAGTGTTCACCTCCAG ATGGGGTAGAGGATTTGGGCTGCTGGGCTCCATTTTTGGTAAAAACAGTGCAATGAACCAGCCAAACAGTGTCTACGGACtcatgttttatgttttccaGCTGTTACTAG GGATGACGGTAAGTGCGGTGGCGGCCCTGATCCTCATGACGACGTCCATTGTGTCGGTAGTGGGATCGCTGTACCTGAGCTACATCCTGTACTTCGTGCTGAAGGACTTTTGCATCATCTGCATCACCACGTACGCGCTGAACTTCATTCTCTTTGTCCTCAACTACAAGCGGCTCGTTTACTTGAATGACGCTTGGAAGCAGCAACTCCAAGCCAAGCAGGACTAA